One Nonomuraea angiospora DNA segment encodes these proteins:
- a CDS encoding Bug family tripartite tricarboxylate transporter substrate binding protein, which produces MRLRVFAALAAFSLTALTGCGESGTGTSASGSLRIMAPASPGGGWDQTSRIAEQAIKAADSKRKVEVYNVPGAGGTIGLAQLAGEKGNGNLLMTMGLVMVGAIEQNKSKVTLAETTPIAKLTEEYEIVVVPAESPYKSLADMVAAWKADPKKVSISGGSAGGTDHIVAGLMAKAAGVDPKQVNYIAHSGGGEALNELLGNKVSAGISGVAEFAEHVKSGKLRALGVTSAERIPGLDAPTLKEGGLDVSLANWRGFVAPGGLSDADKKALTDLVTKMHDSQPWKDAVTKNGWIDSFQTGQQFTDFLNSEQTRVKGIIAEMGLVS; this is translated from the coding sequence ATGCGCTTGCGCGTATTCGCCGCCCTCGCGGCATTCTCCCTCACCGCGCTGACCGGCTGCGGCGAGTCAGGCACCGGCACGTCCGCCAGCGGCTCCCTGCGGATCATGGCTCCGGCCTCCCCCGGCGGCGGCTGGGACCAGACCTCCCGCATCGCGGAGCAGGCGATCAAGGCCGCCGACTCCAAGCGGAAGGTCGAGGTCTACAACGTGCCCGGCGCGGGCGGGACGATCGGCCTGGCGCAGCTCGCGGGCGAGAAGGGCAACGGCAACCTGCTGATGACCATGGGCCTGGTCATGGTGGGCGCCATCGAGCAGAACAAGTCCAAGGTCACCCTGGCCGAGACCACTCCGATCGCCAAGCTGACCGAGGAGTACGAGATCGTCGTCGTCCCGGCCGAGTCGCCGTACAAGTCGCTCGCCGACATGGTGGCGGCCTGGAAGGCCGACCCGAAGAAGGTGTCGATCTCGGGCGGGTCCGCGGGCGGCACCGACCACATCGTGGCCGGCCTGATGGCCAAGGCCGCGGGGGTCGACCCCAAGCAGGTCAACTACATCGCCCACTCCGGCGGCGGCGAGGCGCTCAACGAGCTGCTCGGCAACAAGGTCAGCGCGGGCATCTCGGGCGTGGCAGAGTTCGCGGAGCACGTGAAGTCCGGCAAGCTGCGCGCCCTCGGCGTGACCTCCGCCGAGCGGATCCCCGGCCTGGACGCGCCCACGCTGAAGGAGGGCGGCCTGGACGTCTCGCTGGCCAACTGGCGCGGCTTCGTCGCCCCCGGCGGTCTGTCCGACGCCGACAAGAAGGCGCTGACCGACCTGGTCACCAAGATGCACGACTCGCAGCCGTGGAAGGACGCGGTGACCAAGAACGGCTGGATCGACTCGTTCCAGACCGGGCAGCAGTTCACCGACTTCCTGAACTCCGAGCAGACCCGGGTCAAGGGCATCATCGCCGAGATGGG